The DNA sequence TTTATTATCAGAAAAGAAAAAGTTTATTGCTCGCCTTTGAACTTTGAAATTCATCTCTGGGCTAAAGCCCAGAGGTTTCTTTCAAAGGCTCGCCCTAAAGTAGTTCAATTCCTGAAAATATGGAAAGCATGGAGTTCTGGGTATTGAGCGCGGCGAAATCGCACTTACGGCGGGTGCTGAGTGGCCGTGTCACAGAGATTTTTAAGAAAATCTCGTAAAAACAAGGGAGGCATAAAGCCTGCCAACGCGATTTGCAGTTAATGTTAAAATCGCTATACTTAATCAGATAGAAAACATGGAGTTCTGGGTATTGAGCGCGGCGAAATACCCACAATACTAATTTCGTGGTTGATGGGCGAAACCATCACTGGACACTAGACATCCCGGCGCAGCCTATTTAAGCCCATCTGTCCATTAAATTCTTGAAAAAATTAAGGTGGAGCGTCCTACACCCCCCTTCGCTCTGCCTTATTTTTTTAATTGGGAAAAAAGTATCGAAACATGGAGTTTAGGGGATTGGAGCGTAGCGAAAATCCCTTCAAGACTAATATCGTTGTCAACGGACGAAACCGTTGGAGGTGCATGACCATGGACGACTTGAGCAATGAAACAATAAGCAGGCTGTTTTTCAGGCAGATCAGGGACTTGACCATCAGGACAGTGAGCATGAAAAATTGATTTTCCAGATTAACTGAATAGCGATAATAGCTGATGGAGAAGTAATTCCAATAGGAAAAATGGAGGTGGCTACCATGTACGACGGCTATGAAGATGAAGTGGACTTTGACATATACAATGAAACAGCCAACGAGGAATACCTGGAAGAGGATGGCATATCATCTGCTGAAGAAGGGTTTATGATTGGATATCTTCATATTTGATTTTTTCTTTATTTTTGCTTAACGACGCAAAGCTTAGTATATATGCCACATATACATAATCTATTTAAATCGCCTTGAATTCATATAAGGCATGAAAATCCTCACAATAGATGAGTTTAAGCACTCTAAGAATAATTTTGGCACAGATATCAAGAATGGTGCGGTGTTCATTCATCCGACTGATACGATCTATGGAATGGGATGCAATGCCAGGCTGGCTGAGTCTGTGTTAAGGCTGAGGGAGCTGAAAAAACAGCGTGATAGGCCATTGTCAGTAATTGCCCCATCCAAAGAATGGATTAAGAAAAACTGTGATTCTCCCAACAAAATAGAGATGAGGCGGTGGATTAAGAAGCTTCCTGGCCCTTACACAATAATTCTCAAGCTCAAGAACAAGAGCGTAATTTGCCCGGAAACCAACAATGGGAACGGCACCTTGGGAGTCAGGATTCCTGACCATTGGATAAGCGAAATTGCAAAAAACCTGAATGTGCCCTTGGTAACCACTTCTGCAAATATAAGTGGCAAGGACTACATGACCAACCTGGATGACCTTGACAAGCCCATTGCCAACCAGGTCGATTTCATAATATATGAAGGTGAAAAGGAAGGTCATGCGTCTACTATCATAAATCTGTCAGGGGAAGAGCCCCAGATACGGGAGAGATAAGCTTTTTAAAGTTCTTTCTTATTTATTGTCACATGAAAATCCTCGCATCAGGTGACATACACGGCGACATGTCGCTGGTGAAGAAGCTCGCAGACCGTGCCGAGAAGGAGAAGGTCGACCTTGTCGTGCTTTGCGGCGACCTGACAATGTTTGAGCAGTCAACAAAGAATATAGTGGGACCCTTCATAAACAAAAAGAAAAAGGTTCTTTTGATTCCCGGAAACCATGAAAGCGTTGCAACAACTGATTTTCTTGCGCAGCTCTATGGCGCAACAAGCCTCCATGGCTATTCAATAAAATACAAGGACATTGGGCTTTTTGGGTGCGGAGGGGCTGATATAGGCCCGGTCAGGACTGGAGAGGATGAAATCAAAAAGCTGTTGCAGAGGGCCTATGATGGAATCAAGGGAATGAAGAAGAAGATTATGGTTACCCATGCCCATCCAAGCGGCACAATCATGGAAAAGCTCAGCGATTTTGTGCCTGGCAGCCCAAGTGTCCGCGAGGCAGTTGAAAAATTCAAGCCTGACGTCCTTCTTTGCAGCCATGTCCATGAAGCAGAAGGCATGGAAGAAAAAATCGGCAAGACAAGGGTAATCAATGTTGGCAAGGCAGGCATGATTATAGACCTTTAATGGCATTTTCTTTGAAATTATTCTTGAAGCTAAGGATATGTATTTATAATCTTGGAAACATATTCGGTCATATTAAGCATGCCCGCTGTCAGGAAAAAGAGGCCGGATATTTTGCATAAAAATTTAGTATACAATTATCCCTGAACTTTTCTTGTCTTTATCAGGGTCCTTTGGATCCTTTTTTTGGGAAGGGCTGTAGCTTGCCGAAGAAGTGTCATAAGTCTCAAGAACCGGTTTTTTTGGCCAGGGGTTGTCATCAGAGTCATCCAGGATGCTTTGGGCATTTGAGCTCTGCTGTGCGCCTGGGCTTTCTGCTGCCATGCCTGATGAAGATGCATCCAGGGTAGCAGGATTGTCAAATATCCCCATCATGCCTTCAGCAGGGGCTGAGCTTCCAAAGATGTTGCCCTGATTCACAATATTGCCAGCTTGCCCGCTGGCAAGCTCCTGCAGGAACCTCGCAGCTTTCTTTATGTCTTCCGGAGAGTCCTTTGAAGTGTCAATGATTATTTGCATGGCATGATTGAGCTTTTCGCAGTATAAATAATTTACTCATATCTCAATGCATCAACAGGCTGGAGGCTGCTGGCCTGTTTGGCAGGCATTACACCTGCAGCCATGCCTATCACAATTGCAAAGGCCAATGCGCCAAAAATTAGCCAGGCCGGGAAATATGCCCTCAGGAGGTCAGTGCCCAGGGACTGTGCTGCCACAATCTCAACAAGCTTGCTGATGCCAGTTCCAAAAATTATCCCTATTGTCCCTCCGGCAAGCCCAAGGAAACCAGATTCTATCAGGAAAATTGTCAGGACATCGCTATTCTTGGCCCCGATAGCCTTCATGACACCGATTTCCTTGGTCCTTTCAAGGACTGCAGTGTACATTGTATTTGTGATTCCAATTGCGCCAACAAGCAGGCTTATGGCAGCAATGCCAACAATAACAGCCTGCACTATCCTGAAGATGCTCAAAAAGCTTTCAAGAACCTCCTGGAATGTCTGCACTTCGAAATCTTCCTGCCCTTCGTCCACATCCCTGGATTTTCTCAGGGTTCTTTCAACTGGCTCCACCAAGTCCTGGGGATCAACACCTGAGCTGGCCTTGACATAAACAAAGTCAAACTGGCCTGCAATATCGTACATTTTCTCGATTTGGTCCTGGGTGACATATATGACTGTATCATCAATCTCACTTCCAATCTGTTCCATGAAGCCAACAATTTCTAAGGGGATGTTGTCGACCAGAATCTTATCCCCAAGCCTGAGGTTGCGCTTGAAAATTTGATTGTGGGCATACCGGTAGCCAACAACTGCCTTGCCAGTGTCCGAGCTTTTCAGGGCCCGGCCTGACTCAATTTCAACAACATTCATCTGCGTTACCAGCTCATTCTCTTTTGGAGTCATTGGC is a window from the Candidatus Woesearchaeota archaeon genome containing:
- a CDS encoding ABC transporter permease, with amino-acid sequence MIIDYITYGFKNIKKRKMRSWLTMVGIFVGIAAVVSLISLGQGLQKAIQDEFQSLGADKLIIQPKGGGFGSVGTSPSKLTDEDIDQIKKTKGVDTAIGLLYHTAIIEFDDDQYVSLVYGMPMTPKENELVTQMNVVEIESGRALKSSDTGKAVVGYRYAHNQIFKRNLRLGDKILVDNIPLEIVGFMEQIGSEIDDTVIYVTQDQIEKMYDIAGQFDFVYVKASSGVDPQDLVEPVERTLRKSRDVDEGQEDFEVQTFQEVLESFLSIFRIVQAVIVGIAAISLLVGAIGITNTMYTAVLERTKEIGVMKAIGAKNSDVLTIFLIESGFLGLAGGTIGIIFGTGISKLVEIVAAQSLGTDLLRAYFPAWLIFGALAFAIVIGMAAGVMPAKQASSLQPVDALRYE
- a CDS encoding threonylcarbamoyl-AMP synthase, with the translated sequence MKILTIDEFKHSKNNFGTDIKNGAVFIHPTDTIYGMGCNARLAESVLRLRELKKQRDRPLSVIAPSKEWIKKNCDSPNKIEMRRWIKKLPGPYTIILKLKNKSVICPETNNGNGTLGVRIPDHWISEIAKNLNVPLVTTSANISGKDYMTNLDDLDKPIANQVDFIIYEGEKEGHASTIINLSGEEPQIRER
- a CDS encoding metallophosphoesterase family protein, with amino-acid sequence MKILASGDIHGDMSLVKKLADRAEKEKVDLVVLCGDLTMFEQSTKNIVGPFINKKKKVLLIPGNHESVATTDFLAQLYGATSLHGYSIKYKDIGLFGCGGADIGPVRTGEDEIKKLLQRAYDGIKGMKKKIMVTHAHPSGTIMEKLSDFVPGSPSVREAVEKFKPDVLLCSHVHEAEGMEEKIGKTRVINVGKAGMIIDL